In Salinibaculum sp. SYNS191, the genomic window CTTGCTTTGTCAGGAGTGACATACTGCCGGAAGTCGTGTTCCCGGCACCCGCTGTGTTTCCACTACTCGTTCCTCCGCCGGTGTTCACGACTGAGTGCGAGGAGAACCCTCCTCCCTTGACCTCGTTGTCTTTTTCGGAGTCAGTATCGTCGTCCTGCTTCTGACTCCCACCGTCGGTGTTTCCGACCTCAATGGTCCAGTCGTTGGCATTGACGTCCGTCAGTTCTACGTTGATGTCGGCGGTGAGGTGCTCCCCGTCGCTCAACACGGTGAGAGTTGTGCCTCCAGTGAGGCTGGCCAGGCCGATGATAACGACGAGCGTCAGCGCGAGCAACCCCTGCTTCGGATCAGTCATGCCGTCTCACCTCCTGGGGAATCGTCCTTGTCCTCGGTGCTGGTGGTATCCACTTCAGCACTGCCCGCGGGACGCTGGGTTCCACCGGCCTGGGTGATTGCCGGCTTCGGTGTCTCGCCACTTCCGTCTGGGGCGCTGGCCCCACCGTTCGTCGAGACCTTCCTCTCTTTCGTCTCGGATTTCGAGCCCATCAATTCTTTGAGGATAGCCACTTCTTCCTCGACATCAACCTCAGCGTGGCCATACGCGGGTGCCTTGGACTCGCCGTCGCCGCCTGCGTCTCCATCCCCATCACCGTCTGTTGGGGTGGCAGTGTCGCTGTCGTCGCTTTCACCGCCTCCCATAGTATAGACCGCTGCCAGCAACAGGAATGTCGTGGCGACGCTGCCCGCGGCAGCGAAGGACCAGACTTCGCGCGTGACGTTGGCGACCCAGATACTGTAGACGAGGAAGACAGCCAGAATAATCAGCCCTAACTGGAGTTCTGGGGCGGTGAACGTGACGCCATCACTGGTCTCCGATTCGTCTGCTGTGCTGATGGACTCCTCCTCTCCGCTGCGTTCGATGTCTGCCGGGGTGGCTTCCGTGACATTCTCTTCGGGCTCTGCAGTCGCCACGGGATTCGCAGCTGCCGCCGTCCCCTCCGCGGATGTCGCGGTACCGGCCGGGCTCTTTTCGTCGCTCTCGGTCGTATCGTCCCCTGTGGAGTCGCCGCTCGACCCGGCAGAGGATGCGATTTCCCATATCTCCGAGAGGACGAACAGCAGTATGGGAATCGCGAAGAGCACCACGAATCCGACCTGCGTGTTCGCGAACTGGATGACGTAGCCGATGAGTGGGATGACGAAGAGATACCCACCGATGCTCAGCACCCGACCGCTGACCTGACTCGGCGAGACGAGTTGCTGGTCAGGGTCGGACACGGCGTCACCTTTGGTCCGGAAGGCCGGCCCGCCGTCCTGGCTGACTACCTCGATGACGCGGTGTGTCGTCGGTCGCTCGGCTGTCCCCCGCTGGAAGGTGATGACGTCACCTTTGTCGATGTCTGCCGCGTCGACTCCTCCAGTCACGATGACGTCGCCGGGGCTGATGGTCGGTGCCATGCTGCCCGAGAGCACCACGTAACTCGCTTTCCCTCCGACAATCTGTGGGACTGCGTATATGATGAACGGGACGACGATGGCCAGCAGAACGAGAAGTCCCGCGACGCTGGCGAGTCGTCGCCACGGAATCTGCTCTCGAAGTGGCTCCGCTTCCTCTCCGGTGTCGTCTGTGTCGTTCATCACTTGTCACCCCCCTCTTGGATTTTGATCTGCGTCCCATCGAAACTCCCACCGGTCTCTCGTGCCGCGACTTCACAGGGACTCGATGCCTCGCCAGGTTCGTCGTCGTACTTGATGACGCCGTCCTGATCCGCGATGGTTCCCGCAGTTCCGGCGGTCTTCTCTACGTCGGCGTAATCGTAAATCCACATGTAATCCCCTGCTCTCACGACGACGTAATCGACGGGGTAGTCCGTCGACCACTCGACTTCGATCGGTTCTCCGTCGTCGTTCACGGTCGTTATGGCATCGATGTAATCCGTGATATCTTCACTCGGATCCGTGACCTCGCCGTCGGTGCAGAACGCGATGTAACTGATACTCTTCACCCTGGGTTCGTCGGGCGCTTCACACTCCGGTGGATTCTGTGAGAACGGATTCGCCGTACCGTCAGTGTGGCGACACTGCCGACCGTAGAATCGGAATGTGACGGACGTGTCGTCATCCCCTTTGTACTCGGGCAGGGACCACTCGAAGACGAGTTCTATCGGGTCCGAAGACTGGAGACACTCCCGGTTCTCCGGGTCCGTAACGCGCCCCTCGGGTGTGAGCGCCTCGCCGTCTTGCAGCCCGTCCGTGACCTCGAGTAGCGTTCCGTCTGCGATGGTCTCTCCGTCTTTGTACGAGAGCGTCACCTGCAGGTCGTTTATGAAGTCCGCTGCTGGGTCCGGACACAGGCTCCCGAGCCAGGCGTAGACTGGATTGCTGTCGTCGTCGACCGAGACGGTCATGGTGATTTCCCCCGCTCGATTCTCCTCAGTTATCTCTATCGGAATCGTCACATCACCCTCACTCGACCCGGACTCCCCGGAATCGAGCGCCCAGTCCACCTCGAGGTCGACGATGCCGACGGTCACTGAGTTGTTCGCGAACACTTCCTCGTCCGAGAACAACGCCAGTGTGCCGCCGCTGACG contains:
- a CDS encoding signal peptidase I, producing the protein MNDTDDTGEEAEPLREQIPWRRLASVAGLLVLLAIVVPFIIYAVPQIVGGKASYVVLSGSMAPTISPGDVIVTGGVDAADIDKGDVITFQRGTAERPTTHRVIEVVSQDGGPAFRTKGDAVSDPDQQLVSPSQVSGRVLSIGGYLFVIPLIGYVIQFANTQVGFVVLFAIPILLFVLSEIWEIASSAGSSGDSTGDDTTESDEKSPAGTATSAEGTAAAANPVATAEPEENVTEATPADIERSGEEESISTADESETSDGVTFTAPELQLGLIILAVFLVYSIWVANVTREVWSFAAAGSVATTFLLLAAVYTMGGGESDDSDTATPTDGDGDGDAGGDGESKAPAYGHAEVDVEEEVAILKELMGSKSETKERKVSTNGGASAPDGSGETPKPAITQAGGTQRPAGSAEVDTTSTEDKDDSPGGETA
- a CDS encoding SipW-dependent-type signal peptide-containing protein; the encoded protein is MGKSELSRREVLSGLAVAGGTGAFVSGGTLALFSDEEVFANNSVTVGIVDLEVDWALDSGESGSSEGDVTIPIEITEENRAGEITMTVSVDDDSNPVYAWLGSLCPDPAADFINDLQVTLSYKDGETIADGTLLEVTDGLQDGEALTPEGRVTDPENRECLQSSDPIELVFEWSLPEYKGDDDTSVTFRFYGRQCRHTDGTANPFSQNPPECEAPDEPRVKSISYIAFCTDGEVTDPSEDITDYIDAITTVNDDGEPIEVEWSTDYPVDYVVVRAGDYMWIYDYADVEKTAGTAGTIADQDGVIKYDDEPGEASSPCEVAARETGGSFDGTQIKIQEGGDK